Genomic window (Leptotrichia sp. oral taxon 212):
AAAACATCAGAAAATTCAGAATTTATTATATTATTTTCCTTTAAAATAGCAATACGTTCCAGCCTGTTTTTCTTATGAAATCCAAGCCAGATATTTTTTGGTTTTCCAGTTTTAGGATTTTTCATTGTAAGTCCTTTCGGGAATATCTTATTTACAGTTCTTCTTATATATTCTTTTATGGTTTTCTATTCTTTCCAGTGAGAATAGACTTTCATCAGGATTAAAACTGCAATTGCCTTCTTCATCAACTGTAATTTCCTCAAAAAACATTTTTTCATACTCAGAAACAGATAGTTTTTTTCTGTTTTGGAAAGTTTCCAGACGGTGACTGTTGACGTTTTCCTTAAAGTTTTTAGCCAGAGTGCCTGTAAATATTTCACATACTGCTCCACTTCCATAACTGAAGAAGGCAATATTATCATCAGGCTTTAAAGTTTCACTGTTTTCAAGAAGGGAAATCAGTCCAAGATAGAGCGAACCTGTGTAAATATTTCCAATTCTACGGCTGTATGTAATGGAAGTATGAAAATTTTCAAGAAGGGTATCCTTAACTTCTCTGTTGATATTTTTATCAAATAGGCTGTTCAACCCTTTCAGTCCTAGTTTAGGGAACGGAAGGTGAAAACAGAAGGCTGTAAAATCTTCAAGTTTTTTGCCAGTCCTTCTACAATATTCAGCCCATGTTGTCTCAAGACATTCAAGATACTGTTTTGTGGAAAAATGTCCGTCAACATAAGGGTAGGCAGAATAATTCGGACGCCAGAAGTCCATAATGTCACGTGTCTGACATATATTGTCGTTATTCAGAATTAGGATTTCAGGATCCTTTTTTATGAGCATTGCACAGCTTCCTGATCCCTGAGTAGATTCTCCTGAAGTTTCAATGCCATATTTAGCAATGTCTGCAGCGATTAAGAGAACATATGAATCAGGATTTTTTTCAATATGATTTTTAGCAAAATCAAGTCCGGCAGTAGCTCCATAACAGGCTTCCTTAATTTCTACACATCTTGCAAAAGGCTGTATCCCAAGAAGATTATGAATAAAGACAGATGCAGATTTACTCTGGTCGACACCTGTTTCAGTACCTATAATAACCATGTCTATTTTT
Coding sequences:
- a CDS encoding hydroxymethylglutaryl-CoA synthase, which produces MNIGIDKFGLAIPEYFLDIRDLAVARNENANKFLKGLLQLEMSVSPVTQDIVTLGAAAAHEFLTEEDRKKIDMVIIGTETGVDQSKSASVFIHNLLGIQPFARCVEIKEACYGATAGLDFAKNHIEKNPDSYVLLIAADIAKYGIETSGESTQGSGSCAMLIKKDPEILILNNDNICQTRDIMDFWRPNYSAYPYVDGHFSTKQYLECLETTWAEYCRRTGKKLEDFTAFCFHLPFPKLGLKGLNSLFDKNINREVKDTLLENFHTSITYSRRIGNIYTGSLYLGLISLLENSETLKPDDNIAFFSYGSGAVCEIFTGTLAKNFKENVNSHRLETFQNRKKLSVSEYEKMFFEEITVDEEGNCSFNPDESLFSLERIENHKRIYKKNCK